From Pseudodesulfovibrio alkaliphilus, one genomic window encodes:
- a CDS encoding slipin family protein — translation MLIPQIILLALVIAFVVSALRVLNEYERGVIFRLGRCIGAKGPGLIILIPVLDKMVKVSMRVLALDVPHQDVITQDNVSLKVNAVIYFRVIDPVKAILEIEDYMFATSQLAQTTLRSVCGGVELDDLLSHRDKVNTQIQAILDQHTDPWGIKVTTVEVKHIDLPQEMQRAMAKQAEAERERRAKVIGAEGEFQAATKLADAAEIIARHPAALQLRYLQTMREMASESKSATVLPIPLDILNALMPGKGGAQTKE, via the coding sequence ATGCTTATTCCGCAAATCATTCTTTTGGCCCTGGTGATCGCGTTTGTGGTCTCGGCCCTGCGTGTGCTCAACGAGTACGAGCGCGGCGTCATCTTCCGGCTTGGCCGCTGCATCGGGGCCAAAGGCCCTGGGCTGATCATTCTCATCCCCGTGCTTGACAAGATGGTCAAGGTTTCCATGCGCGTCCTTGCGCTGGACGTGCCCCATCAGGATGTCATCACCCAGGACAACGTCAGCCTCAAGGTCAATGCCGTGATTTACTTCCGGGTCATTGACCCGGTCAAGGCGATCCTTGAAATAGAGGATTATATGTTCGCCACTTCGCAACTTGCGCAAACCACCTTGCGTAGCGTATGTGGTGGCGTCGAACTTGACGACCTGCTTTCGCATCGCGACAAGGTCAACACGCAAATACAGGCCATACTCGATCAGCATACGGACCCCTGGGGTATCAAGGTGACCACAGTGGAGGTCAAGCACATTGACCTGCCCCAGGAAATGCAGCGGGCCATGGCCAAGCAGGCCGAGGCGGAGCGCGAGCGCCGGGCCAAGGTCATCGGTGCCGAGGGAGAGTTTCAGGCGGCCACCAAGCTGGCCGATGCCGCTGAGATCATTGCCCGCCACCCGGCCGCCTTGCAGTTGCGCTACCTGCAGACCATGAGGGAGATGGCGTCGGAGAGCAAGTCCGCCACGGTACTGCCGATCCCCCTTGACATCCTTAATGCACTGATGCCCGGCAAGGGCGGTGCGCAAACCAAGGAATAG
- a CDS encoding NAD-dependent epimerase, producing the protein MKILVTGAAGFIGFHLSRALVGQGHEVVGLDNLNDYYDVNLKKARLSVLGESPLFRHVNISLEHDQPMSELFRSEGFTHVVNLAAQAGVRYSIDNPRAYIDSNVVGFLNILEGCRHNGVEHLVYASSSSVYGLNTHMPLDPHRGVDHPMSLYAATKKANEMMAHSYSSLYSLPTTGLRFFTVYGPWGRPDMALFLFTKNILAGEPINVFNYGKMRRDFTYIDDIVEGVVRVVANTAAPNPAWDGDSPDPCTSSAPFRVYNIGNNQVVELSRYIEVIEEVVGKKAIYNYLPMQPGDVPATEADVRDLERDVAFKPSTSIEVGIRKFIDWYRQYYKA; encoded by the coding sequence ATGAAGATTCTTGTTACAGGTGCCGCCGGATTCATCGGCTTTCATCTCTCCCGCGCCCTTGTCGGCCAGGGGCACGAGGTTGTCGGGCTCGACAACCTCAATGACTACTATGATGTCAATCTGAAGAAGGCGCGGCTCTCGGTCCTGGGCGAGAGCCCCCTTTTCCGGCATGTGAACATCAGCCTTGAGCATGATCAACCCATGAGCGAGCTGTTTCGCAGCGAGGGCTTCACCCATGTGGTCAATCTGGCCGCACAGGCGGGAGTCCGGTACAGCATCGACAACCCCAGGGCCTACATTGATTCCAATGTCGTCGGTTTTCTCAATATTCTTGAAGGGTGCCGACACAATGGAGTGGAGCACCTGGTGTACGCGTCCAGCAGCTCGGTGTACGGGCTCAATACGCACATGCCTCTGGACCCGCACCGCGGGGTTGATCATCCCATGAGCCTCTATGCAGCCACAAAAAAGGCCAACGAGATGATGGCCCACTCGTACAGCAGCCTCTACTCCCTGCCCACAACCGGCCTGCGCTTCTTCACAGTGTATGGGCCATGGGGCAGGCCGGACATGGCCCTGTTCCTTTTCACCAAGAACATCCTGGCTGGCGAGCCCATCAATGTCTTCAACTACGGCAAGATGCGCCGGGACTTCACCTACATCGATGACATCGTCGAGGGCGTTGTCCGCGTGGTTGCCAACACGGCGGCTCCAAACCCCGCCTGGGACGGAGACAGTCCCGACCCCTGCACCAGCTCAGCGCCTTTTAGGGTCTACAACATCGGCAACAACCAGGTGGTCGAGCTGTCGCGCTATATAGAGGTAATAGAAGAGGTGGTCGGCAAGAAGGCTATCTACAACTACCTGCCCATGCAGCCCGGCGACGTACCGGCCACCGAGGCAGACGTGCGTGACCTTGAGCGGGATGTGGCATTCAAGCCCAGCACCTCCATTGAGGTAGGCATCCGCAAATTCATCGATTGGTACCGACAGTACTACAAAGCGTAG
- a CDS encoding ParA family protein: MARRIVVANQKGGVGKTTTSVNLAASLAVMEKRVLLVDFDPQGNASSGLGFYPGDKRENIYSVLFEPKNVGKAIYKTDIPFLDILPGTQDLVGAEIELVDKLGREYYLRDLLMGVDAEYEYILIDCPPSLGLLTVNALCAASELLVPLQCEYYALEGIAQLLMTYELVRKRLNADLGILGVVLTMYDSRNRLSWQVKNEVRKAFPQHLFETIIPRNVRLSEAPSFGKPVIDYDIKSRGAEAYLALAQEVAKSTTGRA, encoded by the coding sequence GTGGCGAGAAGAATCGTTGTAGCGAATCAAAAGGGCGGAGTGGGCAAGACGACCACCTCGGTGAACTTGGCCGCCTCTCTGGCCGTGATGGAGAAGCGGGTCTTGCTGGTGGATTTCGATCCCCAGGGTAATGCTTCAAGCGGCCTTGGCTTTTATCCGGGCGACAAGCGTGAGAACATCTATTCCGTCCTGTTCGAGCCGAAGAATGTGGGAAAAGCCATCTACAAGACGGATATTCCTTTTCTGGACATCCTTCCGGGAACCCAGGATCTGGTGGGGGCCGAGATTGAGCTTGTGGACAAGCTCGGGCGTGAGTACTACCTGCGCGATCTGCTCATGGGGGTGGACGCCGAGTACGAGTATATCCTTATCGACTGCCCGCCGTCCCTTGGCCTGCTCACTGTCAACGCGCTCTGCGCGGCAAGCGAGCTGTTAGTGCCGCTTCAATGCGAGTATTACGCCCTGGAGGGCATTGCGCAGCTGCTCATGACATACGAGCTGGTTCGAAAGCGGCTAAACGCCGACCTGGGCATCCTTGGGGTGGTCCTGACCATGTATGACTCAAGGAACAGGCTGTCGTGGCAGGTGAAAAACGAGGTGCGCAAGGCGTTTCCCCAGCACCTCTTTGAGACGATCATACCGAGAAATGTGCGCCTGTCCGAGGCTCCGAGCTTTGGCAAGCCCGTGATCGACTATGATATCAAGTCTCGTGGGGCCGAAGCCTACCTCGCCCTGGCGCAGGAGGTGGCAAAAAGCACCACTGGCCGGGCGTAG
- a CDS encoding ParB/RepB/Spo0J family partition protein, with amino-acid sequence MVAGNRGLGRGLDALLGGVREDAQKTSASAEVRLISVEAIAPNPYQPRREFSQAALDDLCDSIRARGVLQPVLVRSVGEGRYELVAGERRLRATRQAGLGEIPALVREMTDQESLAIALIENLQREDLNAIEEALGYQQLQREFGLSQEELARQVGKSRSAVANSLRLLSLPEAVRQDIQAGAVSAGHGRAIMSIADAAAQAELHKRIVENGLTVRQAEAQAVFWKGSGRLPGAEELERTTKADTVDAPRRAEPLSPELRAAQEAFSGLLGVRVRISGTMEKGKVTVAYNSKEELRSFAERLGVELD; translated from the coding sequence ATGGTCGCAGGCAACAGAGGACTTGGACGGGGGCTGGACGCGCTGCTGGGCGGTGTGCGCGAGGATGCGCAGAAAACATCGGCTTCGGCGGAGGTGCGCCTGATTAGTGTTGAAGCCATAGCGCCAAACCCGTATCAGCCGCGCCGGGAGTTTTCCCAGGCCGCCCTGGACGATTTGTGCGATTCCATCCGGGCCCGCGGGGTGCTCCAGCCGGTGTTGGTGCGCTCCGTTGGCGAAGGGCGCTACGAATTGGTGGCTGGCGAGCGCCGACTCCGCGCCACCCGGCAGGCGGGCCTTGGCGAGATTCCGGCCCTGGTCCGCGAGATGACCGACCAGGAGAGCCTGGCCATTGCACTCATCGAGAATCTGCAACGCGAGGATCTCAACGCCATTGAAGAGGCCCTGGGCTATCAGCAGCTTCAGCGGGAGTTCGGTTTGAGCCAGGAGGAATTGGCCAGACAGGTGGGCAAGAGCCGCTCGGCCGTGGCCAATTCGCTGCGTCTGCTCTCCCTGCCCGAGGCGGTGCGCCAGGACATCCAGGCCGGGGCCGTGTCCGCCGGCCATGGCCGCGCCATTATGAGTATTGCCGATGCAGCGGCGCAGGCCGAGCTGCATAAGCGCATAGTGGAGAACGGGCTGACAGTGCGTCAGGCCGAGGCGCAGGCCGTGTTCTGGAAGGGCAGCGGCCGCTTGCCCGGGGCCGAGGAACTTGAGCGCACGACAAAGGCCGATACGGTCGACGCCCCCCGGCGTGCCGAGCCCCTGTCCCCGGAATTGCGTGCCGCGCAAGAGGCGTTTTCCGGTTTGCTGGGCGTCAGGGTTCGCATTTCCGGGACTATGGAAAAGGGCAAGGTAACAGTGGCTTACAATTCCAAAGAGGAATTGCGGTCCTTTGCGGAAAGACTCGGCGTCGAGCTTGACTGA
- the rfaE1 gene encoding D-glycero-beta-D-manno-heptose-7-phosphate kinase: protein MKRKFIREAVRGLAGGKVMIIGDLMLDHYMIGSVERISPEAPVPVVRVERETSLLGGAGNVARNIVSLGGEALLISTVGTDEDGARLDRLCNKAQLNTKLIRDPARPTTKKTRIIAGTQQVVRVDQELSVPLQDAELDQLFNHLQMVLPGFPVIVLSDYGKGFICPEFMCRFMEMVAQCDPRPMVLVDPKTVNYDLYHGVDLLTPNTKEAGEGAGLPVKGQDTVIRAGRALFDRLGCRNLLVTMGGDGMALFEGPGKVTHIPTFARKVFDVTGAGDTVIATVALALASGLDLSAACTLANYAAGIVVGQVGAATATPTDVLEAVDELPEPTLTQW from the coding sequence ATGAAGCGTAAGTTCATTCGTGAGGCAGTGCGAGGGCTGGCAGGCGGCAAGGTCATGATCATCGGCGATTTGATGCTTGATCACTACATGATCGGTTCTGTTGAGCGCATTTCTCCCGAGGCGCCTGTTCCCGTGGTCCGGGTCGAGCGGGAGACCTCCCTCCTGGGCGGGGCGGGCAATGTGGCAAGAAACATCGTCTCTCTCGGGGGCGAGGCGCTGCTGATCTCCACGGTGGGCACGGACGAGGACGGCGCCCGGCTGGACCGGCTCTGCAACAAGGCGCAACTGAACACAAAGCTGATTCGCGATCCAGCGCGACCCACCACGAAGAAGACCAGAATCATTGCTGGAACACAGCAGGTTGTGCGCGTGGACCAGGAGTTGTCCGTGCCTCTTCAGGACGCGGAACTGGACCAGCTCTTCAACCATCTGCAAATGGTTCTGCCCGGCTTTCCGGTCATCGTTCTATCGGATTATGGCAAGGGGTTCATCTGCCCGGAGTTCATGTGCCGGTTCATGGAAATGGTCGCCCAGTGCGACCCGCGGCCAATGGTTCTGGTGGACCCCAAGACCGTCAACTACGACCTCTACCATGGGGTGGACCTGCTCACGCCCAACACCAAGGAGGCAGGGGAGGGGGCCGGACTGCCCGTCAAGGGCCAGGACACGGTCATCAGGGCCGGGCGAGCCCTCTTTGACCGCCTCGGCTGCCGCAATCTGCTCGTGACCATGGGCGGCGACGGCATGGCCCTTTTCGAGGGGCCAGGGAAAGTGACACACATCCCCACCTTTGCCCGCAAGGTCTTTGATGTCACCGGGGCAGGCGACACGGTCATCGCCACAGTGGCCCTGGCCCTGGCCTCGGGCTTGGATCTCAGCGCTGCCTGCACCCTGGCCAATTACGCGGCCGGGATCGTGGTCGGGCAGGTGGGGGCGGCCACTGCCACGCCGACCGATGTGCTGGAGGCGGTGGACGAACTGCCGGAGCCGACCCTTACACAATGGTAG
- a CDS encoding ATP-dependent 6-phosphofructokinase — translation MDTAPKTSPDTAIASLGQARIPTPLRHPRYVDDSRPLSLVMTSEELAELDNDSLLLEFEKAGPRERLYFDPPKTKCAIVTCGGLCPGINDVIRAIVMESHYHYGVRTVLGIRNGLRGFIPKYRYDLVELTPQSVSDIHQFGGTILGSSRGPQDPAEIVDALERLNISVLFVIGGDGTMRAAKAIMEEVEARRRKIAVIGIPKTIDNDINFITRTFGFDTAVEKATEAIQCAHVEATGMDMGVGLVKLMGREAGFIAAQATLAMQEVNFLLVPEQPFELDGENGLLMALERRLLARGHALVVCAEGAGRSLLEEEKGTDASGNAVLGDICGLIARRAREHFDSRGLEMNMKFIDPSYIIRSVPANANDRVYCGFLGQHAVHAAMAGKTGMVVTQIKTSMVHLPLDLVTSKKRFLNIDSDYWSSVMEATGQGAYFRKK, via the coding sequence ATGGACACAGCGCCCAAAACTTCCCCCGACACCGCCATTGCGTCCCTGGGGCAGGCCAGGATACCGACGCCTCTGCGTCATCCCCGCTATGTCGACGACTCCCGGCCGCTATCCCTGGTCATGACCTCTGAGGAGCTTGCCGAGCTGGACAACGACAGCCTGCTTCTCGAGTTCGAGAAGGCCGGACCGCGTGAGCGCCTCTATTTCGACCCGCCCAAGACCAAGTGCGCCATCGTCACCTGCGGCGGCCTGTGCCCGGGCATCAACGATGTCATCCGCGCCATCGTCATGGAGAGCCACTACCATTACGGGGTACGCACAGTGCTCGGCATCCGCAACGGGCTCAGGGGGTTCATCCCCAAATACCGCTATGACCTCGTGGAGCTGACCCCGCAGTCGGTATCCGACATCCACCAGTTCGGGGGGACCATCCTCGGCTCGTCGCGTGGGCCGCAGGACCCGGCCGAAATCGTGGATGCCCTGGAGCGGCTGAACATCAGCGTTCTCTTCGTCATCGGCGGAGACGGCACCATGCGGGCCGCCAAGGCCATCATGGAAGAGGTGGAGGCCCGGCGGCGAAAGATCGCGGTCATCGGTATCCCCAAGACCATCGACAATGACATCAATTTCATCACCCGCACCTTCGGGTTTGACACTGCCGTGGAAAAGGCCACCGAGGCGATCCAGTGCGCCCATGTGGAGGCCACGGGAATGGACATGGGCGTCGGGCTCGTAAAGCTCATGGGTCGCGAGGCCGGATTCATCGCTGCCCAGGCCACACTGGCGATGCAGGAGGTGAACTTCCTGCTGGTCCCGGAGCAGCCTTTTGAGCTGGACGGGGAAAACGGGTTGCTCATGGCCCTTGAGCGGCGTCTGCTTGCGCGGGGCCACGCCCTCGTCGTCTGCGCCGAGGGCGCGGGCAGGAGCCTCCTTGAAGAGGAGAAGGGAACCGACGCATCGGGAAACGCCGTGCTCGGGGATATCTGCGGCCTGATCGCTCGGCGGGCCAGAGAACATTTCGACTCGCGGGGCCTGGAGATGAACATGAAGTTCATCGACCCAAGCTACATCATCCGCTCCGTGCCCGCCAACGCCAACGACCGCGTCTATTGCGGTTTTCTCGGACAGCACGCCGTGCATGCCGCCATGGCAGGCAAGACCGGCATGGTCGTCACCCAGATCAAGACGAGCATGGTCCATCTGCCCCTTGATCTGGTCACGTCGAAAAAAAGGTTCCTCAACATCGACTCGGATTATTGGTCCTCGGTCATGGAGGCCACAGGGCAGGGGGCGTATTTCAGGAAAAAATGA
- a CDS encoding helix-turn-helix domain-containing protein, with amino-acid sequence MDNKDTQRPPLLLTVREVADLLRVHQRTAYRLIIDGRIKAIKIGSQWRVTEPALMEFINGGWRESAESSRQEQARDKGTSGPEQLKLPLD; translated from the coding sequence ATGGACAACAAAGACACCCAGAGGCCTCCGCTCCTGCTTACGGTCCGCGAAGTGGCTGATCTGCTTCGGGTGCACCAGCGTACGGCGTACCGATTGATTATTGACGGCCGCATCAAGGCCATCAAGATCGGCAGCCAGTGGCGGGTCACGGAACCTGCCCTGATGGAATTCATCAACGGGGGTTGGCGGGAGTCGGCCGAGTCATCCCGCCAGGAACAGGCCCGAGACAAGGGCACGTCCGGTCCCGAACAGCTTAAGCTTCCTTTGGACTAA
- a CDS encoding MarR family winged helix-turn-helix transcriptional regulator — MHYEPDTLFFTQLSRFQRLYARSLSARLTPLGLQSGYLGVLHYLWQRDGITQKDLHALIPVEQATLSNTLRRMERDGLIARTANPEDKRCHRITLTQRAASLKPQAMQAIADLRAAVNAGLTVNDRRYFRRIMRQMSESLEDDQQDAPVLLLDEIRP, encoded by the coding sequence ATGCACTACGAGCCTGACACTTTATTCTTTACCCAGCTTTCACGCTTTCAGCGGCTCTATGCCCGCAGTCTGTCGGCGCGTCTGACCCCCCTCGGCCTCCAATCAGGGTATCTGGGCGTTCTTCACTACCTCTGGCAGCGTGACGGAATCACCCAGAAGGATCTGCATGCCCTTATACCCGTGGAACAGGCCACCCTTTCCAACACCCTCCGCCGCATGGAGCGCGACGGGCTTATCGCCAGGACCGCGAATCCCGAGGACAAACGCTGTCATCGCATAACCCTCACGCAACGCGCCGCTTCCCTCAAACCCCAGGCCATGCAGGCCATCGCCGATCTGCGGGCAGCGGTGAACGCCGGTCTGACCGTCAACGATCGCCGCTATTTCCGGCGCATCATGCGACAGATGTCCGAATCCCTTGAGGATGACCAGCAAGACGCCCCTGTGCTATTGCTGGATGAGATTCGCCCTTGA
- a CDS encoding asparagine synthase-related protein, translating into MELKSLIEAMVRQSKQDDQLVIALSGGVDSGLVAAAAQAAWHCGAHGPPPLAVTVQSELTAQRDFERAGAVARHIGIRHAVITLRMLEIEAVRDNGTDRCYHCKLALFDSIRRNVGENCVIADGTNGDDDPARPGLRAAKERGVLHPLKRLGIDKARVRRLARAAGLPNWNEPSESCLATRLAPSIALTREGLAKVERLESFWIGLGVEAVRVRHDDLVATVEYPMQYAGIIEKNRDPFLGVIRSAGLRSVQYREWSP; encoded by the coding sequence ATGGAACTGAAGTCGCTCATTGAAGCAATGGTTCGCCAATCGAAGCAGGACGATCAACTGGTGATCGCCTTGTCAGGCGGGGTGGACAGCGGTCTTGTTGCGGCAGCCGCGCAGGCGGCGTGGCACTGTGGCGCTCATGGTCCGCCGCCCCTGGCCGTGACCGTTCAGAGCGAGCTGACTGCGCAACGTGATTTCGAGCGGGCCGGAGCCGTTGCCCGTCATATCGGCATCAGACATGCGGTGATCACGTTGCGGATGCTGGAGATCGAGGCCGTGCGGGACAACGGGACTGATCGCTGCTATCACTGTAAGCTCGCGCTATTCGACTCGATTCGCCGAAATGTGGGTGAAAACTGCGTGATCGCGGATGGAACCAACGGAGACGATGATCCTGCCCGGCCAGGACTGCGAGCGGCGAAGGAGCGCGGCGTTCTTCATCCGCTGAAGCGCCTGGGCATAGACAAGGCGCGGGTGCGCCGACTGGCCCGCGCCGCCGGATTGCCCAATTGGAATGAGCCGTCGGAGAGCTGTCTGGCAACCCGCCTGGCACCATCCATTGCCCTGACCCGCGAGGGGCTGGCAAAGGTGGAACGTCTGGAGTCTTTTTGGATCGGGCTTGGGGTGGAAGCGGTGCGTGTCCGTCATGATGATCTGGTGGCAACCGTGGAGTATCCGATGCAGTACGCTGGAATTATAGAAAAAAACCGTGATCCGTTCCTGGGTGTGATCAGGTCCGCGGGTCTGCGGTCGGTTCAATACAGGGAGTGGAGCCCATGA
- the larB gene encoding nickel pincer cofactor biosynthesis protein LarB — protein MKPDAVLDAFAAGKITREEAKGLLMASLVTSAGCAKLDMHRQQRTGGPEVIYCEGKTPEQVAAIFEAAVGHSGRVLGTRADRKHFEALSGMGAKYDPVSRLIRVGGGEDAARGKVVVVSAGTSDLPVAEEAAGTAEYLGSRVERHFDCGVAGIHRLFAVLDEMTDAAAIIAVAGMEGALPSVLGGLVSPPVIAVPTSVGYGASFQGLAALLTMMNSCSPGVAVVNIDNGFGAGFLAHKINMRSAGAATARLGPTLEEMADATQA, from the coding sequence ATGAAGCCGGACGCAGTGCTGGACGCCTTTGCCGCCGGAAAAATCACACGGGAGGAGGCCAAGGGGCTGTTGATGGCCTCGTTGGTCACGAGCGCGGGATGCGCCAAGCTGGACATGCACCGCCAGCAGCGAACCGGCGGACCTGAAGTGATATATTGCGAAGGCAAGACCCCGGAGCAGGTGGCAGCCATCTTCGAGGCGGCGGTCGGGCATTCCGGCCGGGTCTTGGGCACCCGGGCTGATCGGAAACATTTCGAGGCCCTGTCGGGCATGGGGGCCAAGTACGATCCTGTGTCACGCCTGATTCGCGTGGGTGGAGGCGAAGACGCGGCGAGGGGCAAGGTCGTGGTGGTCTCGGCTGGCACCTCGGATCTGCCCGTGGCAGAGGAGGCGGCAGGCACTGCCGAATATCTGGGCTCCCGGGTGGAGCGGCATTTTGACTGCGGCGTTGCCGGAATTCATCGGCTTTTTGCGGTGCTGGACGAGATGACCGACGCTGCGGCCATCATCGCCGTGGCCGGAATGGAGGGAGCATTGCCCTCTGTGCTGGGCGGGTTGGTGTCGCCGCCGGTCATTGCCGTGCCCACCAGTGTCGGCTACGGGGCGAGCTTCCAAGGGCTGGCGGCACTTCTGACCATGATGAATTCCTGCTCGCCCGGAGTGGCCGTGGTCAATATCGACAACGGCTTTGGGGCGGGGTTTCTGGCGCACAAGATCAACATGCGCTCGGCGGGTGCCGCAACGGCCCGGCTCGGGCCGACATTGGAGGAAATGGCAGATGCGACCCAGGCATGA
- a CDS encoding LarC family nickel insertion protein — protein sequence MRPRHDAACDRSRSERIGRTVYLDCSSGVSGDMLLAALAQAYDDLHGAGSGPVFLDRELARLGIDGFELAWSTVSVGGIVTGRVEVLQTREQPLRHHADLVRIIESSGMAGRTAQRAVQAVTLLGQAEAKVHGTSLNAIHFHEIGAVDTIVDIAGTMLLLEALGAESVHCSPVDLGSGFVQCVHGKMPVPAPACAELAKGLPVFGTDCGMERATPTGLAVLRTVAEGCGPMPLGSILAVGYGSGSRSCDEQPTYVRAFVIDSVAVKSSWDRHQGVCTAGHEHG from the coding sequence ATGCGACCCAGGCATGATGCGGCGTGTGACCGGAGCCGATCCGAAAGAATCGGGCGCACCGTATACCTGGACTGTTCCTCAGGGGTGAGCGGCGATATGCTCCTGGCCGCGTTGGCCCAGGCATATGATGATCTGCACGGCGCAGGCTCAGGCCCCGTCTTTCTCGACAGGGAGCTGGCCCGGCTGGGTATCGATGGTTTCGAGCTGGCCTGGAGCACTGTTTCCGTGGGCGGCATCGTCACCGGCCGGGTGGAGGTGCTTCAGACACGGGAGCAGCCCCTTCGTCATCATGCGGACCTGGTGCGGATTATCGAGTCGAGCGGCATGGCGGGCCGCACCGCGCAGCGGGCGGTGCAGGCCGTCACCCTGCTTGGGCAGGCAGAGGCCAAGGTGCACGGCACCAGCCTGAATGCCATCCATTTTCATGAGATCGGGGCTGTGGATACCATTGTGGACATTGCGGGAACCATGCTTCTCCTCGAGGCGTTGGGGGCCGAAAGCGTCCATTGTTCGCCCGTGGACCTCGGAAGTGGATTCGTGCAGTGTGTCCACGGTAAAATGCCAGTACCGGCACCGGCTTGTGCCGAACTGGCCAAGGGGTTGCCTGTCTTTGGAACCGACTGCGGGATGGAGCGGGCCACGCCCACGGGACTGGCGGTTTTGCGGACTGTTGCGGAAGGCTGCGGACCCATGCCCTTGGGCTCCATCCTGGCTGTCGGGTATGGGTCGGGCAGTCGCTCCTGCGACGAGCAGCCCACCTATGTACGCGCCTTTGTGATTGACTCGGTTGCGGTTAAAAGTTCTTGGGATCGCCATCAAGGAGTGTGCACAGCGGGGCATGAACATGGATGA
- a CDS encoding DUF3431 domain-containing protein, whose product MDDRVMVIISRYREDVAWAEALGYDYTVYDKSGQGLPGAVPLPNIGREGHTWMTHIVRRYHSLAPVNVFLQGDPFDHINEHGRGTVEQLRTMIEEVVVREIPFRGFAWFRIKCDRLGRPHHLHELKSRGRWAGWGRDIPVAEVFETLFDARAPEGIVARGATGCFAVTAERVHARPLAFYRHALSLFESDPDDAHNTGHAFERLWHFVFNGNTAWNKIYPQEPGDLA is encoded by the coding sequence ATGGATGATCGAGTCATGGTGATCATTTCAAGGTACCGGGAAGACGTGGCCTGGGCCGAGGCGCTCGGGTACGATTACACGGTGTACGACAAGAGCGGCCAGGGCTTGCCCGGCGCGGTTCCGCTGCCGAACATCGGCAGAGAGGGACACACCTGGATGACCCATATCGTGCGTCGGTATCACTCCCTGGCGCCGGTCAACGTCTTTCTTCAGGGAGACCCCTTTGATCACATCAACGAGCACGGGCGGGGCACGGTCGAACAGTTGCGGACCATGATTGAAGAGGTTGTGGTCAGGGAGATTCCCTTTCGGGGATTCGCCTGGTTCCGCATCAAATGCGACCGACTCGGACGCCCCCACCATCTGCATGAGCTGAAAAGCCGGGGTCGGTGGGCCGGGTGGGGGCGCGACATCCCGGTTGCGGAGGTCTTTGAGACGTTGTTTGATGCCAGGGCCCCGGAAGGGATCGTGGCCCGCGGGGCCACCGGGTGCTTTGCAGTCACGGCAGAGAGGGTGCACGCCCGGCCCCTGGCCTTTTATCGGCATGCCTTGAGCTTGTTCGAGTCCGACCCGGACGACGCACACAACACCGGCCATGCCTTTGAAAGGTTGTGGCACTTCGTTTTCAACGGGAATACGGCGTGGAACAAGATATATCCACAAGAACCGGGAGACCTTGCATGA